A window of the Streptomyces griseochromogenes genome harbors these coding sequences:
- a CDS encoding sugar ABC transporter substrate-binding protein, whose translation MSALTLTACGAVDNLGGSGDSASPKKGDDITVGLLLPDKDTARFEKFDYPIIKKEVASLTHGKGKVVYANAEASPATQSRQFRQIVDKKVDVILVDALDAKAIAPDVQKAKDAGIPVIAYDRLAQGPIDAYVSHDNELVGEVQGRAIIEALGSKASSSKIVMMNGDPADPNTAKFKEGALGELKDKVQIAKQYDTDKWSPVLAKAKMKKAIQAIGLNNIAAVYSANDGMAGAVIDALKEAGATKVPPVTGQDANLDAVQRIVSGEQYMTVYKSFLDEATNAAKMAVDKVQGRDISFDALTRDTVDSPTTKKIPAMLVPVVVLTKDNIKATVIADGVYSVKDICTPKYEADCAAVGLK comes from the coding sequence ATGTCGGCTCTCACGCTCACCGCGTGCGGCGCCGTCGACAACCTTGGCGGGAGCGGCGATTCCGCATCCCCGAAGAAGGGCGACGACATCACGGTGGGGCTGCTCCTGCCCGACAAGGACACGGCTCGCTTCGAGAAGTTCGACTACCCCATCATCAAGAAGGAGGTCGCCTCCCTCACGCACGGCAAGGGCAAGGTCGTCTACGCCAACGCCGAGGCGAGCCCGGCCACCCAGAGTCGGCAGTTCCGGCAGATAGTGGACAAGAAGGTCGACGTCATTCTGGTGGACGCGCTGGACGCCAAGGCCATCGCTCCGGACGTACAGAAGGCCAAGGACGCGGGCATACCGGTCATCGCGTACGACAGGCTCGCGCAGGGCCCGATCGACGCGTACGTCTCCCACGACAATGAGCTCGTCGGCGAGGTGCAGGGCCGCGCCATCATCGAGGCGCTCGGCTCGAAGGCGTCCAGCAGCAAGATCGTGATGATGAACGGCGACCCCGCGGACCCGAACACGGCGAAGTTCAAGGAGGGCGCTCTCGGCGAGCTCAAGGACAAGGTCCAGATCGCCAAGCAGTACGACACCGACAAATGGTCGCCGGTACTCGCCAAAGCGAAGATGAAGAAGGCGATCCAGGCCATCGGCCTCAACAACATCGCCGCCGTCTACTCGGCCAACGACGGCATGGCCGGCGCCGTCATCGACGCGCTGAAGGAGGCCGGCGCCACCAAGGTCCCGCCGGTGACCGGGCAGGACGCGAATCTGGACGCGGTGCAGCGGATCGTCTCGGGCGAGCAGTACATGACCGTGTACAAGTCGTTCCTGGACGAGGCCACCAACGCCGCGAAGATGGCGGTGGACAAGGTCCAGGGCCGTGACATCTCGTTCGACGCGCTGACCCGCGACACCGTCGACAGCCCGACGACGAAGAAGATCCCCGCGATGCTCGTGCCGGTGGTCGTCCTCACGAAGGACAACATCAAGGCCACGGTGATCGCGGATGGCGTCTACTCGGTGAAGGACATCTGCACCCCCAAGTACGAGGCGGACTGCGCTGCCGTCGGGCTGAAGTAG